In bacterium, the following proteins share a genomic window:
- the folD gene encoding bifunctional methylenetetrahydrofolate dehydrogenase/methenyltetrahydrofolate cyclohydrolase FolD, with product MSAQVLDGKAVARAVLAETGQRVAALRDRGKETTLATVLVGDDPASAAYVRSKRRRAAEVGIRSVHHELAGDVSQDRVVALLRRLNEDPSVDGILLQLPLPAGLDDQSATIEIDPAKDVDGLHPTNLGMIVLDRPVFAPCTPSGCLRMLEHYEVPLRGANVVVVGRSFLVGRPLALLMAARGVDATVTIAHSRTEDLPGVTRRADILVVAVGRPEMVTGRYVREGAVVIDVGINRTGSGSLVGDVKFKEVAEVAAAITPVPGGVGPMTVAMLMHNTAVASGMRARP from the coding sequence ATGAGCGCACAGGTCCTTGATGGCAAGGCCGTGGCCCGAGCGGTCCTGGCTGAGACAGGGCAACGGGTGGCCGCTCTGCGCGACCGGGGCAAGGAAACCACCCTGGCGACCGTCCTGGTGGGGGACGACCCGGCCTCCGCGGCCTACGTCCGTTCCAAGCGCAGGCGGGCGGCGGAAGTGGGCATCCGCTCCGTCCACCACGAACTTGCCGGTGACGTGTCCCAGGACCGGGTGGTCGCCCTCCTCCGGCGCCTCAACGAGGACCCCTCCGTCGACGGCATCCTGCTCCAACTCCCGCTCCCGGCGGGGTTGGATGACCAGAGCGCCACGATCGAGATCGATCCGGCCAAGGACGTGGACGGCCTCCATCCCACCAACCTCGGGATGATCGTCCTGGATCGTCCGGTGTTCGCGCCCTGCACCCCGAGCGGATGCCTGCGCATGCTCGAGCACTACGAAGTTCCGCTCCGTGGAGCGAACGTGGTGGTGGTGGGACGGTCCTTCCTGGTGGGGCGGCCCCTGGCGTTGCTCATGGCGGCGCGCGGCGTCGACGCCACCGTCACGATCGCCCACTCCCGCACGGAGGACCTGCCCGGCGTCACCCGCCGGGCCGACATCCTGGTGGTGGCGGTCGGCCGACCGGAGATGGTGACCGGCCGGTACGTCCGCGAGGGCGCCGTGGTGATCGACGTCGGCATCAACCGGACCGGGTCGGGCTCGCTGGTGGGAGACGTCAAGTTCAAGGAGGTGGCGGAGGTGGCGGCTGCCATCACCCCGGTACCGGGCGG
- the purH gene encoding bifunctional phosphoribosylaminoimidazolecarboxamide formyltransferase/IMP cyclohydrolase has protein sequence MNRRALLSVFDKSGLVEFATGLVDSGWQVLASGGTAAALAGAGLEVVDLADRTGSPAMLGHRVVTLHPKIHGGILADRSDPDHRADMERYGIEPIDLVVVNLYPFESRPGTENIDIGGPALIRAAAKNHRHVGVICDPSDYPAVLDEIRSGGWLSGTTRRTLARKAFARTAAYDGAIVSWLDERDGKVLLPPTLHLSLERADVLRYGENPDQPAASYRRVGTPGSPDDAEDWWNAVVQHSGVALSYLNLLDAGAGWALVHDLGDQPAAAIIKHAGPCGAAVGSDPANAYRMALACDERAAFGGVVALNRPVDLETAGLMAGGPQADVIIAPGYGEGVVAQLRARRAGTRILEAAAPRRAARTLRRIEGGWLVQGASPESSGRSSWRVVSRRDPGHLVEDAAFAWRVAAHVASNAAVLARNGTAWGIGGGQQDRVGAVEIAVGKASGRASGGVCASDGFFPFPDGIEAAAAGGVELIIQPGGSVNDRAVVDAADRLGLSMIFTGERRFRH, from the coding sequence TTGAACCGCCGAGCGCTCCTGTCGGTGTTCGACAAGTCCGGGCTGGTCGAATTCGCCACCGGGCTGGTCGACTCCGGATGGCAGGTCCTGGCGAGTGGCGGCACCGCTGCCGCCCTGGCCGGGGCAGGTCTGGAGGTCGTCGACCTGGCCGACCGCACCGGCTCTCCCGCCATGCTGGGCCACCGGGTGGTGACGCTCCACCCGAAGATCCACGGAGGCATCCTCGCCGATCGGTCGGACCCGGACCACCGGGCCGACATGGAACGGTACGGGATCGAACCGATCGACCTGGTGGTGGTCAACCTCTACCCGTTCGAGTCCAGGCCCGGCACAGAGAACATCGACATCGGCGGTCCGGCCTTGATCAGGGCGGCGGCCAAGAACCATCGTCATGTCGGCGTGATATGCGACCCGTCGGATTATCCGGCCGTTCTCGACGAGATCCGCTCCGGAGGCTGGCTGTCCGGCACGACGCGCCGGACCCTGGCCAGGAAGGCGTTCGCCCGCACCGCCGCCTACGACGGCGCGATCGTGAGCTGGCTCGACGAACGAGACGGGAAAGTCCTCCTCCCGCCGACCCTCCACCTCTCGTTGGAGCGGGCCGACGTGCTCCGCTACGGGGAGAACCCCGATCAACCGGCCGCGAGCTACCGGCGGGTCGGGACTCCCGGCTCACCGGACGATGCCGAGGACTGGTGGAACGCCGTCGTCCAGCACAGCGGTGTGGCGCTGAGCTACCTCAACCTGCTGGATGCCGGAGCGGGCTGGGCGCTGGTCCACGACCTGGGCGATCAGCCGGCAGCGGCGATCATCAAGCACGCCGGGCCGTGCGGCGCCGCCGTCGGGTCGGACCCGGCTAACGCCTACCGCATGGCGCTGGCGTGTGACGAGAGGGCAGCCTTCGGCGGAGTGGTGGCCTTGAACCGGCCGGTGGACCTCGAGACGGCGGGGCTGATGGCGGGCGGCCCGCAGGCGGATGTCATCATCGCCCCCGGCTACGGCGAGGGGGTGGTGGCTCAGCTCCGCGCGCGGCGGGCCGGAACGCGCATTCTCGAAGCTGCGGCCCCGCGGCGTGCTGCTCGGACGCTACGCCGGATCGAAGGGGGCTGGCTGGTGCAGGGTGCCTCTCCCGAGTCATCGGGCAGATCGTCGTGGCGGGTGGTGAGCCGGCGCGATCCGGGCCATCTGGTGGAGGATGCCGCGTTCGCTTGGCGGGTGGCCGCCCATGTCGCCTCCAACGCCGCGGTCCTGGCCAGGAACGGGACCGCCTGGGGAATCGGCGGGGGGCAGCAGGACCGGGTGGGCGCGGTCGAGATCGCGGTCGGCAAGGCGTCGGGACGCGCCTCGGGCGGGGTGTGCGCCTCGGACGGCTTCTTTCCGTTCCCCGACGGGATAGAAGCGGCCGCTGCCGGAGGCGTAGAGTTGATCATTCAGCCCGGCGGATCGGTGAACGACCGCGCGGTCGTGGACGCGGCCGATCGGCTCGGGTTGTCGATGATCTTCACCGGCGAGCGACGATTCCGCCATTGA
- the sucD gene encoding succinate--CoA ligase subunit alpha, with amino-acid sequence MSIWLDEHSRVVYQGLTGRAGRFHALRNRAYGTRVVAGTNPSKAGASVEGIPVFATVGAAVQATGADVSCVFVPAPYVRGAVVEAAEGGVTLVVVITEGVPAKDEAWLFAKLGRDHPEVRMIGPNCPGLISPGKANVGITSGDIALPGGPVGLVSRSGTLTYQALYELKQAGIGVTTCVGIGGDPVPGTSFTDCLAAFEDDPETGAVMMIGEIGGSAEEEAAAFIAERMTKPVVAYIAGITAPPGKKMGHAGAIVSGGKGTAAAKIETLSGAGVRVGESPSEAGRLMVEVVAGL; translated from the coding sequence ATGAGCATCTGGCTGGACGAGCACAGCAGGGTGGTCTACCAGGGGCTGACCGGCCGCGCCGGCCGTTTCCATGCGCTCCGCAACCGCGCCTACGGCACCCGTGTCGTGGCCGGTACCAACCCGTCCAAGGCCGGTGCCTCGGTGGAGGGCATCCCGGTGTTCGCCACGGTGGGCGCCGCCGTACAGGCCACGGGCGCCGATGTCTCCTGCGTGTTCGTTCCCGCCCCGTACGTGCGGGGCGCCGTGGTGGAGGCCGCCGAAGGCGGCGTGACCCTGGTGGTCGTGATCACCGAGGGTGTGCCCGCCAAGGACGAGGCCTGGCTGTTCGCCAAGCTAGGGCGTGACCACCCCGAGGTCCGGATGATCGGACCCAACTGCCCCGGTCTGATCAGCCCGGGCAAGGCCAACGTCGGCATTACCTCCGGCGACATCGCACTTCCGGGCGGACCGGTGGGGCTGGTCAGCCGCTCGGGAACCCTGACCTACCAGGCCCTCTACGAGTTGAAGCAGGCCGGGATCGGGGTTACCACCTGCGTGGGGATCGGCGGCGATCCCGTACCCGGGACGTCCTTCACCGACTGTCTCGCCGCCTTCGAGGACGACCCCGAAACCGGGGCGGTGATGATGATCGGGGAGATCGGCGGCTCGGCGGAGGAGGAGGCGGCCGCCTTCATCGCCGAGCGTATGACCAAGCCGGTGGTCGCCTACATCGCCGGGATAACCGCTCCTCCCGGCAAGAAGATGGGCCATGCCGGCGCCATCGTATCGGGCGGGAAGGGGACCGCCGCCGCCAAGATCGAGACCCTGAGCGGAGCCGGCGTGCGGGTGGGGGAGAGCCCTTCGGAGGCCGGCCGCCTCATGGTGGAAGTGGTCGCCGGCCTCTGA
- the sucC gene encoding ADP-forming succinate--CoA ligase subunit beta, producing the protein MDLLEYQGKEFFSRYRLPVSPGFVAQSVSEACEVADRLGYPVVVKAQVHIGGRGKAGGIKLAGDGEEVASAADSILGMDIGGHTVGCVLIEEAARIAAEYYASFTLDRSARRYLGMLSARGGVDIEAVAESDPGSIARIWVDPVEGLGEAGVRTWVRAARLDEAAADELVDVLLRLYEAFVEGDADLVEINPLILTAEGRVRALDAKVTLDDNSVFRHPEYRTYDATQPRDEREASAHALGLQYVGLDGTVGVIANGAGLAMSTVDVVAQAGGAAANFLDIGGGADVETMAAALRVINNDPAVKAIFINIFGGIVQGEVVAQGILDALDRVELRAPIVLRLDGTNADQGRAMVAPRLSEMLMMAGSMSGGAARAVAMAGSR; encoded by the coding sequence GTGGATCTCCTCGAGTACCAGGGAAAAGAATTCTTCAGCCGCTACAGGCTTCCCGTGTCGCCCGGCTTCGTGGCTCAGAGCGTTTCCGAGGCGTGTGAGGTCGCTGACCGGCTCGGATATCCGGTCGTGGTGAAGGCCCAGGTACACATCGGAGGTCGGGGCAAGGCCGGCGGGATCAAGTTGGCCGGGGACGGGGAGGAAGTGGCTAGCGCCGCCGACTCCATCCTCGGCATGGACATCGGGGGCCATACGGTGGGCTGCGTACTCATCGAGGAGGCTGCGCGGATCGCCGCCGAGTACTACGCCAGCTTCACCCTGGACCGTTCCGCCCGCCGCTACCTGGGCATGCTGTCCGCCCGGGGCGGGGTGGACATCGAGGCGGTGGCCGAGTCGGATCCCGGCAGCATCGCCAGGATTTGGGTGGACCCGGTCGAGGGTCTGGGGGAAGCAGGCGTCCGGACGTGGGTTCGAGCCGCACGGCTGGATGAGGCGGCCGCCGACGAGCTGGTGGACGTGCTGCTCCGGCTCTACGAGGCCTTCGTGGAGGGGGATGCCGACCTTGTCGAGATCAATCCTCTGATACTGACCGCGGAGGGACGGGTACGAGCCCTCGATGCCAAGGTGACGCTGGACGACAACTCGGTGTTCCGCCATCCCGAGTACCGCACCTACGACGCCACCCAACCCCGCGACGAGCGGGAGGCCTCCGCCCATGCCCTGGGCCTGCAATACGTGGGGCTGGACGGAACGGTGGGCGTGATCGCCAACGGCGCCGGGCTGGCGATGAGCACGGTGGACGTGGTTGCCCAGGCCGGCGGCGCGGCCGCCAACTTCCTCGATATCGGCGGCGGCGCTGATGTCGAGACCATGGCCGCCGCACTCCGGGTCATCAACAACGATCCGGCGGTCAAGGCCATATTCATCAACATCTTCGGCGGGATCGTGCAGGGAGAGGTGGTGGCCCAGGGAATCCTCGACGCGCTGGACCGGGTCGAGTTGCGAGCCCCCATCGTTCTGCGGCTCGACGGCACCAATGCCGACCAGGGCAGGGCGATGGTGGCGCCCCGGCTGTCGGAGATGCTGATGATGGCCGGGTCGATGTCCGGCGGCGCCGCCCGGGCAGTGGCGATGGCAGGCAGTAGATGA
- a CDS encoding type II toxin-antitoxin system VapC family toxin has product MVTSRGLADTSVFIARESGRLIAERAMPEELAVSVITIGELRAGVLAAGDVATRDRRLGTLSAALAFDPLPIDGEVAAAWARLCLILRDNGLRMPVNDSWIAATAMALDIAVVTQDEDFPLLDGLDVIRV; this is encoded by the coding sequence GTGGTAACAAGTCGGGGTCTCGCCGACACATCGGTGTTCATCGCGCGGGAGAGCGGCCGGCTGATCGCCGAGCGAGCCATGCCCGAGGAGTTGGCAGTATCGGTGATCACCATCGGCGAGTTGAGGGCCGGAGTGCTCGCTGCAGGCGATGTGGCGACGCGAGACCGCCGGCTCGGCACACTCTCAGCGGCGTTGGCGTTCGACCCTCTACCAATCGACGGAGAGGTTGCTGCGGCATGGGCTCGGCTGTGCCTGATCCTGCGCGACAACGGGCTACGGATGCCGGTCAACGACTCATGGATTGCCGCGACGGCGATGGCGCTCGACATTGCCGTTGTCACCCAGGATGAAGACTTCCCTCTACTGGACGGACTCGACGTGATCAGAGTCTGA
- a CDS encoding type II toxin-antitoxin system prevent-host-death family antitoxin, with translation MREVASRELRNRTGALLESVAEGQRITVTVRGRPVAELSPVARRPAWISRDRFVREVLPYQADPGLAEDLVLLAGETTDDIPW, from the coding sequence ATGAGAGAAGTTGCTTCCAGGGAGTTACGCAATCGCACCGGAGCGCTCTTGGAGAGCGTGGCCGAGGGCCAACGGATCACGGTCACCGTGCGGGGACGTCCGGTCGCCGAATTGTCACCGGTTGCTCGTCGACCAGCATGGATATCGCGTGATCGGTTTGTCCGTGAGGTTCTGCCTTACCAGGCCGATCCCGGCCTGGCTGAGGATCTTGTGCTGCTGGCGGGCGAGACCACAGACGACATTCCGTGGTAA
- a CDS encoding cobalamin B12-binding domain-containing protein: MPRRILVAKPGLDGHDRGAKVVARALRDAGNEVIYSGLHQTPAQIVETAIQEDVNAIGLSALSGAHMTLFPAVVELLRERAAADVVVFGGGIVPEHDAEVLMEQGIAAIFTPGTPLAEVTAWVESNVGSR, translated from the coding sequence ATGCCCCGACGCATCCTGGTTGCCAAACCCGGCCTGGACGGCCATGACCGGGGCGCCAAGGTCGTGGCCAGGGCGCTCCGGGACGCGGGGAACGAGGTCATCTACTCGGGCCTCCACCAGACCCCGGCCCAGATCGTGGAGACGGCCATCCAGGAGGACGTGAACGCCATCGGCCTCTCTGCGCTCTCCGGTGCCCACATGACCCTCTTCCCTGCGGTCGTGGAGTTGCTCCGGGAGCGGGCTGCGGCCGACGTTGTGGTCTTCGGCGGTGGGATAGTCCCCGAACACGATGCCGAGGTGCTAATGGAGCAGGGGATAGCGGCTATCTTCACGCCCGGAACCCCCCTGGCCGAAGTGACCGCATGGGTGGAATCCAACGTCGGTTCCCGCTGA
- the tal gene encoding transaldolase, with the protein MFEDRGSRLHALGALGQSVWLDSISREMLQSGELERYVEAGISGVTSNPTIFAKAMLSGDSYDAQINELVAHDADVDEIYTAVVTSDIRRACEVMAPTHRRSGGLDGFVSVEVSPELAHEPEATVAEARDWVKRVDRPNLLIKIPATRAGLTAIEAAVAEGISVNVTLIFSLERYLAVIDAYMSGLERFREVGGNPATVNSVASFFVSRFDTEVDKRLGVIGISQAGALAGRSAVANARVAYLEFLRAFSSDRWFRLRRKGANVQKPLWASTSTKNPAYSDTLYIDTLVAPETVNTLPESAIAAYQDHGPDTPEVLGINQMADGVMVLEDLEAVGVDYDAVAAKLERDGVSSFAASFREMVDDIERKRAMSLPGVSRK; encoded by the coding sequence GTGTTCGAGGACAGAGGCTCGAGGCTTCATGCCCTCGGGGCGTTGGGGCAGTCGGTGTGGCTCGATTCCATCTCCAGGGAGATGCTGCAATCCGGCGAGTTGGAAAGATACGTCGAGGCCGGGATCAGCGGGGTCACCTCCAACCCCACGATCTTCGCCAAGGCGATGCTGTCCGGAGACTCCTACGACGCCCAGATCAACGAGTTGGTCGCCCACGATGCCGATGTTGACGAGATCTACACGGCGGTCGTCACCAGTGACATCCGCCGGGCCTGCGAGGTCATGGCGCCCACTCATCGCCGGTCGGGCGGTCTGGACGGGTTCGTATCGGTCGAGGTGTCGCCCGAACTGGCTCACGAGCCGGAGGCCACGGTCGCGGAGGCTCGCGACTGGGTGAAGCGGGTCGACCGTCCCAACCTGCTCATCAAGATACCGGCGACCCGGGCAGGCCTGACGGCCATCGAGGCGGCCGTAGCGGAAGGCATCTCGGTGAACGTCACCCTCATCTTCTCGCTGGAGCGCTATCTCGCTGTGATCGACGCCTATATGAGCGGCCTGGAGCGGTTCCGGGAGGTGGGCGGCAACCCGGCAACCGTCAACTCGGTGGCCTCGTTCTTCGTCTCCCGCTTCGACACCGAGGTGGACAAGCGCCTTGGTGTGATCGGTATTTCTCAGGCGGGCGCGCTGGCTGGCCGGAGCGCGGTGGCCAACGCCCGTGTCGCCTACCTGGAGTTCCTGCGGGCGTTCTCGTCCGATCGCTGGTTCCGGCTCCGCCGGAAAGGCGCCAACGTGCAGAAGCCGCTCTGGGCGTCAACCTCCACCAAGAACCCGGCCTATTCCGACACCCTGTACATCGACACGCTGGTGGCGCCCGAGACCGTCAACACCTTGCCGGAGTCGGCCATCGCGGCGTACCAGGACCATGGGCCTGACACGCCGGAAGTGCTCGGGATCAACCAGATGGCGGACGGGGTGATGGTGCTGGAGGATCTCGAGGCGGTGGGGGTCGACTACGACGCCGTGGCGGCCAAGCTGGAGCGGGACGGTGTGAGCAGTTTCGCGGCCTCGTTCCGAGAGATGGTCGACGACATCGAGCGGAAGCGGGCCATGTCCCTTCCCGGTGTCTCTCGCAAGTAA
- the pcrA gene encoding DNA helicase PcrA, whose product MITTDAAPDDPVDSPLFADLNPAQREAVAATEGPVLVVAGAGSGKTRVLTYRVAHLIRDLGVAPWEVLAITFTNKAAGEMKARVKRLVGPRAKGMWVSTFHSACVRILRREAPRLGYSSQFTIYDAQDSLRAINQVIRDLRLDPKTFQPRAMRAKISNAKNELVDYESFREQGGNFRHEVEADIYRLYQEQLLKNSAMDFDDLLMVAAEVFDAFPEVLQYYRERFRYLHVDEFQDTNRAQYVLVRQLGGDRANICAVGDSDQSIYAFRGADIRNILNFERDFPQARVVVLDQNYRSTQTILEAANAVISHNGRRRPKRLWSDLGQGAPISLYTAEDEADEGGFVAEEIRKLSREGFDLSRMAVFYRVNAQSRAVEESFARFGVSYRVIGTVRFYERREIKDVLAYLRVLVNPADEVSARRIINLPRRGIGRVTIGWLDRFAESEEITFFEAARRHAENDSLAKRAHRAIDSFLGDMEKVAGHAESGPAAAVRAVLEEVGYLEAVEREGTVEAQGRAENLRELISGAEEFELAALPEEGEEPGGMRLVERFLESVSLVSDTDELEDEGGAVTLMTLHNAKGLEFPVVFIVGMEDGVFPYARALTDHDELEEERRLCYVGLTRAQERLYLSAARSRLLYGMSTYNPPSRFLREIPVGLVSKLGRRLRDHRRESIGGRRRARADTELAVDDRVRHDVWGIGRVVRVEGAGGGAQVEVDFPTKGTKRLLVHWAPLEKV is encoded by the coding sequence ATGATCACAACCGACGCTGCTCCCGACGACCCGGTGGACTCTCCGCTATTCGCCGATCTCAACCCGGCCCAGCGGGAGGCGGTGGCCGCCACCGAGGGTCCTGTGCTGGTGGTGGCGGGCGCCGGCTCGGGCAAGACCAGAGTGCTCACCTACCGGGTCGCCCACCTGATACGCGACCTCGGGGTGGCTCCGTGGGAGGTCCTCGCCATCACGTTCACCAACAAGGCGGCCGGCGAGATGAAGGCGCGGGTCAAGAGGTTGGTCGGCCCGCGCGCCAAGGGGATGTGGGTATCCACCTTCCACTCCGCCTGCGTGAGGATCCTCCGCAGGGAGGCGCCCCGGCTGGGCTACTCGTCACAGTTCACGATCTACGACGCCCAGGACTCGCTCCGGGCCATCAACCAGGTGATCCGCGATCTGCGTCTGGACCCGAAGACCTTCCAGCCCCGGGCGATGCGGGCCAAGATCTCGAACGCCAAGAACGAGTTGGTGGACTACGAGAGCTTCCGCGAACAGGGAGGGAACTTCCGGCACGAGGTAGAGGCGGACATCTACCGCCTCTACCAGGAGCAGTTGTTGAAGAACTCGGCGATGGACTTCGACGATCTCCTCATGGTCGCCGCCGAGGTCTTCGACGCCTTCCCGGAGGTGCTCCAGTACTACCGCGAGCGGTTCCGCTACCTGCATGTCGACGAGTTCCAGGACACCAACCGCGCCCAGTACGTCCTGGTCCGCCAGCTTGGCGGGGACCGGGCCAACATTTGCGCGGTCGGGGACTCCGATCAGTCGATCTACGCGTTCCGAGGGGCCGACATCCGCAACATCCTCAACTTCGAGCGGGACTTCCCCCAGGCGCGGGTGGTGGTGCTGGACCAGAACTATCGCTCCACCCAGACCATCCTGGAAGCCGCCAACGCGGTGATCTCCCACAACGGGCGCCGCCGGCCGAAGCGGCTGTGGAGCGACCTCGGCCAGGGTGCTCCGATCTCGCTCTACACCGCCGAGGACGAAGCCGACGAGGGCGGGTTCGTGGCCGAGGAGATCAGAAAGCTGTCGAGAGAGGGCTTCGACCTGTCGCGAATGGCGGTCTTCTACCGGGTCAACGCCCAGAGCCGGGCCGTGGAGGAGAGTTTTGCCCGTTTCGGCGTGTCCTACCGGGTGATCGGTACGGTCCGGTTCTACGAGCGGCGCGAGATCAAGGACGTACTGGCCTATCTGCGGGTGCTGGTCAACCCGGCCGACGAGGTGTCGGCGCGCCGGATCATCAACCTACCCCGGCGGGGGATCGGCCGCGTGACGATCGGCTGGCTGGACCGCTTCGCGGAGTCGGAGGAGATCACCTTCTTCGAGGCGGCCCGGCGTCACGCGGAGAACGACTCGCTGGCGAAGCGGGCCCACCGCGCTATCGATTCCTTCCTTGGCGATATGGAGAAGGTCGCCGGCCATGCCGAGTCCGGTCCGGCCGCAGCGGTGAGGGCGGTGCTGGAGGAGGTCGGCTATCTCGAGGCGGTTGAGCGCGAGGGCACCGTGGAGGCACAGGGGAGGGCGGAGAACCTGCGCGAGCTTATCTCCGGTGCGGAGGAGTTCGAGCTCGCCGCGCTGCCGGAGGAGGGGGAAGAACCGGGTGGGATGCGCCTGGTGGAGCGGTTCCTGGAATCGGTCAGCCTGGTCAGCGATACCGACGAACTGGAAGATGAAGGGGGGGCGGTGACCCTCATGACCCTGCACAACGCCAAGGGCCTCGAGTTCCCGGTGGTTTTCATCGTGGGCATGGAGGACGGGGTCTTCCCGTATGCCAGGGCTCTCACCGATCATGACGAGCTCGAGGAGGAGCGCCGGCTGTGCTACGTAGGCCTCACCAGGGCTCAGGAGCGCCTGTACCTCTCGGCCGCCCGGTCCCGCCTGCTGTACGGGATGTCAACCTACAACCCGCCCTCCCGGTTCCTGAGGGAGATTCCGGTCGGCCTGGTCAGCAAGCTGGGCAGGCGCCTGCGGGATCACCGGCGGGAGTCGATCGGCGGGCGCCGCCGGGCGCGGGCCGATACCGAACTGGCGGTGGACGATCGGGTGCGACACGACGTCTGGGGGATCGGCCGGGTGGTGCGGGTGGAGGGCGCCGGTGGCGGCGCCCAGGTCGAGGTCGACTTCCCGACCAAGGGCACCAAGCGGCTCCTCGTTCACTGGGCCCCGCTGGAAAAGGTCTAG
- a CDS encoding NADH:flavin oxidoreductase: protein MSPPPLYLQPGRIGTVTTANRIVRAATSETMAAPGGEVLDSYVGLYRRLARGGAGLILTGHMYVDPRGQASRHQTGIHHDGVIPSLRRATRAVHEAGGTIFAQLGHCGSQTMMSSITPVAPSPVPNAMYAHQPEELSEGGIEALVLAFGDAAGRARDAGFDGVHIHGGNGYLISEFCSPHANTREDGWGGDAERRGRFFMEVYEAVRAAVGAGFPVTARLSVEDSVPGGLRREESLQRAKLLAERGIDGFETTFGVMRSYAENIRPYVAVGRRQAWRQVVAPRCWKPEGPEAYYRPFARAVRRAAGVPTILVGGMRTTGTMTDVLASGDADFVAMARPFIREPDLVRKLEAGRKGGVECVSCNMCLAHDGWDPLQCWRDTPANVIRHVGKRYWTNRRNPQ, encoded by the coding sequence ATGAGCCCACCGCCCCTCTACCTCCAGCCCGGCCGGATCGGGACGGTGACCACCGCCAACCGGATCGTGCGCGCCGCCACGTCCGAGACCATGGCCGCACCCGGCGGTGAGGTACTGGACTCCTACGTGGGCCTCTACCGGCGCCTCGCCCGGGGCGGCGCGGGCCTCATCCTCACCGGCCACATGTACGTCGACCCGCGCGGGCAGGCCAGCCGCCACCAGACCGGGATCCACCATGATGGCGTGATCCCTTCCCTCCGGCGCGCCACCCGCGCCGTGCACGAGGCCGGCGGGACGATCTTCGCCCAGCTCGGCCATTGCGGTAGCCAGACCATGATGTCGTCCATCACCCCGGTGGCTCCCTCGCCGGTGCCGAACGCCATGTACGCCCACCAGCCCGAGGAGCTGTCCGAGGGCGGCATCGAGGCATTGGTCCTGGCCTTCGGCGACGCGGCCGGGCGGGCCCGCGATGCGGGTTTCGACGGCGTCCACATCCACGGCGGCAACGGTTACCTGATCTCGGAGTTCTGCTCACCCCACGCCAACACCAGGGAGGACGGCTGGGGTGGTGACGCCGAGCGCCGCGGCCGGTTCTTCATGGAGGTCTACGAGGCCGTGCGCGCGGCCGTCGGGGCAGGGTTCCCGGTAACCGCGCGGCTCAGCGTGGAGGACTCGGTTCCGGGCGGCCTGCGACGGGAGGAGTCACTGCAGCGGGCCAAGTTGCTGGCGGAGCGGGGCATCGACGGATTCGAGACCACTTTCGGCGTGATGCGTAGCTACGCCGAGAACATCCGCCCGTACGTGGCGGTCGGCCGTCGTCAGGCCTGGAGGCAGGTGGTGGCGCCGCGATGCTGGAAGCCGGAGGGCCCCGAGGCCTACTACCGGCCCTTCGCACGGGCCGTCCGCCGGGCTGCCGGCGTACCCACGATCCTGGTGGGAGGCATGCGGACCACCGGCACGATGACCGACGTGCTGGCCTCCGGCGACGCCGACTTCGTGGCCATGGCCCGCCCGTTCATCCGCGAACCCGACCTGGTGCGGAAGCTCGAGGCCGGGCGTAAGGGCGGCGTCGAGTGCGTGTCATGCAACATGTGCCTGGCCCACGACGGCTGGGATCCCCTCCAGTGCTGGCGCGACACCCCCGCCAACGTCATCCGCCATGTCGGAAAGCGCTACTGGACCAACCGCCGCAACCCGCAGTAA